In Methanocaldococcus sp. FS406-22, the genomic stretch AATCGAGCTTTTCGGCAGTTGTTATAATTAAATTATAACTGCTCAAATCCTCATCTTCATCGTAATCTCCTATCGATAAAGCTATTCTCAACCCATACCTCTCATATTTACTTTTAAACTCCTCATACTTTTCTGATGCCAATGCCTTTAAAGGCACTATAAAAATACCTTTTTTACCAGTTGGATTTTTATTCTCATCCAATAAATGGTTTATTAAAGCCATCTCCCCAATTAGTGTTTTTCCTGAAGCTGTTGGTATAGAAATCAAAAAATTTTTATTTTTATCTAATAAGCCTCTCCCTAATGCCTTCTTTTGTGGTGGTCTAAGTTCTACAATGCCAAAGTCCTTTAAAACCTCTAAAACTTTGTTCATCTTATATCCCCAATTAAATCTTTTCAGCAGAAATAGATACAAACCCACCTTCTCCATAACCATCTTTAACTTCAACCTTATCAACTTTATCAATTTCTTTAAAAATCGTTTGTGTAGCCTTTATATTTTTAAATCCTAACTCTTTTAGCATCTCTATAACTTCCTTAGCTGATAAGAAATTTGCATCTTTATAAAACTTGCTTTTTTGCTTTTTTTCTTCATATATCTTTCCTAAAAAGCTATCTTTATCTATAATTCCGATAATTATTTTTCCTCCTTTCTTTAAGACCCTCTCTGCCTCCTTCAACATCTTTTTTGGATTCTCTGCAAACTCTAAGACAGTATTTATTAAAACAAAATCAAACTCTTCATCTTTAAAAGGCAAATCTTCTCCCTTTGCTATTATAACCTTTATTCCTCTCTTTTCGGCTATTTTAGCCATTTCTTTTGATATATCAACACCAATTTTTATATTAAATGGTTTAGCAAATCTTCCAGTTCCTACACCTACTTCTAGCCCTCTTCCTTTTGGAATATGTCTTTTTAATGCTTCAATCTCTGATTTATAGATAATTTCGTTTTCATCAAACCATCTATCATATTCCTCAGCATATTTGTCAAAAGCATTCATACTTAAAACCCAATTTTTTTATTTTTTTAAGTTCTTTTTTATCTATCTCAATATCTTTACCAAAGCTAATAAAGTTTATTGCATGAACTGTCTTTTTATAAAAGTTGGGATACTCAACATTAAAATCTCCATCTACATATTTCAATAAACTCTCATTTAAAAACAAGCTATAGCCTTCATTAACCAACTCTATAGCCCTAAATGGATTTTTTGTTTTAATTTTTACCTTAAATTTTATCCCTTCTTTCTTTAAAATGTTATAAACTATCCTATGTGAGCTAAATCTAACACCAACTAAATTTTTGTAATCAAACTCTTTTTTACTAACCATTACAAAGTTGTCATAGGCAATTAAAAATATATTAAAATCAGAACTGCCAATCTCTGACTTTAAAAATCTCTCATCTCCCAACCTATAAATCCAGTAGCTATCATCAACACCCAAAATATCAACAAATCCCATCTTTAACAATTTTAAGGCATTATCAAAAGAGGTTATTATTGGATTTTCAAATAATATTTTGGCAATCTCACCACTTACAAATCCAGAAACTGTAAAAAAGTGATTTTTTAATCTTTTGCTATATGAGTTGTAAGTTTCTAAAATCTCTAATCCTGTATCTGTTAAAATTGTTCCATTTGGGGATGAATAATATAGCTTAACTCCTAACTTATTTTCTAATCTTTTTAATTGAATATTAAAAGAAGAAGGAGAAATATTTAATAACTTTGATGCCTCATTTTGAGATTTTGTTTTATGTAAAGCCATTAAAAGTTTTATTTGGTTTGGTGTAATGAGTTTCCCTTTATATTCAATAGTTAAGTTAATTTCGGCATCTTTCATAATTTACCATCCAATATTTATCAATTTGGCGTCATAAACCATTACTGCATCTCCAATCATATAGACGCCATCATCTTTAATTTCAATCTCTAAATCTCCACCATCTAAGTGTGCTAAAACTCTATTACTTGTTTTACCAAGTTTGTGGGCTATAATTACAGAGGCAGTTGTTCCTGTTCCGCATGCGGTTGTGTATCCAGCTCCTCTCTCCCAGGTAACAATCCTAATTTCATTAGGATTCAAAACTTTTACAAAATGTACATTAATTCTCTCTGGGAATGCTTCATGGCACTCTATTTCTTTTCCAATAACATCTAAATGTTCTCTAACAAAATCTAAATCAATGCCGTTATCTTCAACAAATATAACTGCATGTGGATTTCCTACATTAACAACACTTAACTTAACCTTAGGTAAATAAGGATTTTTTAATTTTAGCTCTCCATTTAAAAACTCATCATCTTCTTTATAACCATCAACAACCATTGGTATATCTTTTAATTTAAACTTTGGAATTCCCATATAGACTTTAATTTTCTTTACTTCATCCCCTTCTATTTCCATTTCAGAAACTCTTAAACCTCCTTTTGTCTCTACTTTTAAAGGATTTTTTTTCATTATTCTCTCATAAACGTATTTTGAGAAGCATCTAATTCCATTACCACACATCTCTGCCTCAGAACCATCACTGTTAAAGATTCTAAATCTCACATCATACTCATCAGATGTAGGTTTTTGGATAAAGATGACACCATCAGCCCCAACTGAAAAACCTCTTCTGCAAATTTTTTTAGCAAAGTTTCCTTTTTCCTCTTCTTTAACTTTCTCTCCATCGAATTCATTAATAACTATATAATCATTTCCAAGCGCGTGCATCTTTGTAAATTCCATATTTCCACACCACAAAAAATAGTTATTATTAGTGTTCAGTCACTCTTATATTTGCCCTATTCAAATTTGTTTCATCTATTACAACAACATCTTTGATAGCTACTACAAGTTTATAGGGAATTAAAACATTTTTTCCCTCTTCTATCATTATTGGGCTGTGCTCAGCTGGTTCAACTTCTAAAGAGACCAACCTCCCAACTTTTTCATCAAAAACAATATCTTTAACTTTTCCTATTACACTGCCTTTATTTCCAATTATACTTCTCTCAAACAATATTTTAGCTGGCATTTTTTCCATTTTATCCCCTATTGGATTTTTATATCCTTATTTTTCAAAAGCATTTCAGCAAGTTTTAAATCATCTTTAGTATTGATATTGAATATCAGCTCATCAATAATCATAATTTCTTCTTTTTGATATCCCTGCTTTGGAGATAAAACGTTTATCCCTACAGGAACTAAGCCATTGAAATCAATTGATGGATTTGGATATTTTTCTTTTGGAATCATGACTGCCAATGCTTCAACATCTGGATTCTTAGCTTTAATACAATAGAAGTAATCAACTATACTATTAATAATTTTCGACGTTAAGTTAATTAAGTCAGAGCTAACAACTAAGAATGGCTCTGAGAAATATCCAATGCATTCATTTAAATCGTTAATGTAGCCATTGCCCGATGTATCTATTGCTATAATATTTTTGAAATCTTTATATGTTGATTTTATATATTCTTTTGTTTTTGGAGTGTTAGGGGATACAGCAACAAATATATTTTTTACCTTTGATTTTAATAAGGAGGATAGAACATAATCTATAAGGCATTTATTATAGAGCTTAACTATTGGCTTTTCCACATTTCCCATTCTCGTCCCTTTACCACCAGCCATAACTAAGGCATCCATTTTAAAACCTCGGTTATTTATAATATAAGCAATGTTTATTAAGATATTTAAATTAAAATTTTGTTAAAATGTTAAGTTGTTAATTAATAATAAAAAATTATAAGGTATATTTAAAAATGTGAGAGACATGTGCTCTATAAGTGGAATAATTGTTAAAGAAAGCCAAATACCTGCAAAATATGCAATAGATATGATGAAAATCTTAAAGCACAGAGGAAGAGATAACTCTGGATTGTTGTTAGATGATGAGGTTATATACTTCAACAACTTTGAAGATGTTGAAGATTTAGAGGAGGAGGAGATGATTGGAAATCTAAACTTAGCACATAACAGATTGGCAATAGTTGGAAGGTATGGGGTTCAGCCAATACCTAACGAGGATGAAGATATTTGGCTGGTTTGTAATGGAGAAATCTACAATTATATAGAGTTGAGAGAGTATCTAAAAGAAAATCATGAATTTAGGACAGACAGCGATAATGAGGTTATAATCCACTTATATGAAGATGAGCAGTTGGAAGAATTGGATGGGGATTATGCCTTTGCCATTTATGATAAATCAAAGGATATTGTGTTATTGGGAAGGGATGTATTTGGAGTTAAGCCGTTGTTTTATGTAGATACGCCTAATTATTTTGCATTTGCTTCAGAGAGAAAAGCATTGTGGCATCTGCTTATAAATATTGATGGCTATGAGAGAGATTTAGATGTCTTAAATAGCAAAATCAAAACATTAAAGCCAAATTCACAGTTAATTTATTATTTGGATGATAATAAGTTCGATATTATTGAGAATTTTAAAAAAATGGAACTAAATTACATGAAAGAGAGGAGTTATGAAGAGGCTAAAGAATATTTAGATAGGGCTTTGAAGAATGCAGTTTTAAAGAGGGTTAGAGGTTTGGATAGGGTAGGGATTATCTGCTCTGGAGGAGTTGATAGCTCATTGATTGCTAAATTATCCTCTCTATACTGTGAAGTTATCTTATATGCTGTTGGAACTGAAAATAGTGAGGATTTAATTTATGCTGAAAGATTGGCTAAGGATTTGAATTTAAAGATAAGAAAGAAGATTATTTCAGAAGAGGAGTATGAAAGGTATGTGTTTAAGGTGGCTAAGGCAATAGATGAAGTTGATTTAATGAAGATAGGGGTGGGGATTCCTATCTATGTGGCATCAGAGATGGCTAATGAAGATGGATTAAAGGTTGTTCTATCTGGGCAAGGGGCTGATGAGTTATTCGGTGGCTATGCAAGGCATGAGAGGATTTATAGGGAGAAAGGAGAGGAAGAGCTAAAAAAAGAGCTATTGAAGGATGTTTATAATCTATACAAGGTAAATTTAGAGAGGGATGACCACTGCACAATGGCTAATGGTGTTGAGTTGAGAGTTCCTTTCTTAGATGAGGAGGTTGTTGAGATTGCCTTATCAATTCCTATTGAATATAAAATGTCTGAACTTAGGAAAAGGATTTTGAGGGATGTTGCCTCTCAATATTTGCCAGATTATATTGCTTATAGGCCAAAAAAAGCCGCTCAATATGGAAGTGGTGGGGAGAAGATGATTTATAAGGTTGCTAAAAAATATGGATTTTCAAAGAAGAAAATTAATGAGTTTTTGGATATGTTGAAGAGAAAGATTGTTGAGTAGGTGGGGAATATGGGGGAGGTTAAAGTTATTGATAAAGAAACTGGAGAAGTTATTGGAGATTTTTATGAAATGTTTATTGATGCTTTGAGAAATGGGAAAAAGTTTAAATTAGAAGATAAAATTGTAGATGGGAGTATAGATATTTTAGAGATTTATGAGAGGATTAAGAGCGATGAAAAATTAAAAAAGTTAATTACTAAAAAGACGGTAGATATGGGTATTATTTCTATACCTACCGAGATTATAGAGATAAATATTGACGTATCTATAAATAATGTTGAATTTAATGGTAACTTTTTATTATTTAAACCGTGGACTGATACAGAATCACTTGAGATAACATTTAAAGGGAAAGCCTATTTTATGAAATCAAGATTTAAAAGAATTACTGATTTTACAAATTCAACATTTGAAAAGGAAGCTAATTTTATGGAATCAACATTTGAAAAAGATGTCAATTTTAAGGATTCAATATTTAAAGAAAGAGCATGCTTTATAGGTTCAATATTTATGAGAAGAGCCAATTTTGAAAATTCAACATTTGGGGGAGGGGTTAGTTTTTGGTATTCGAAATTTAAATGGGATGTTATTTTTGAAAACTCAGAATTTAAAAAAATAGCAAATTTTCATGGTTTGACAGTGGAAGGGAAAGCAAAGTTTAACGGTGCAAAATTTCATGGAGAAACTTATTTTACTTATTCAAGATTTGAGAAATATGTTAGTTTTAGGGGTTTAAAATTTAAAGATATTAATTTTAATAATTCAATATTTAAAGAAAGAGTCTATTTTACTCATTCAACGTTTGAAGGAAATGCTGATTTCTCGGAGATAATATATAACTTAGCAATATTTTACAAATCAACTTTTAAATCTCGTGCAGATTTTAGAGATATTCTTTTTAATCTATTATCATTTATTGATTGCACATTTGAAGATTTGGCATTATTTAGAAAAGGTAAAATTAAGTTTGAAAGATATGAAAAGAATAGAATTGACTTAAAGAAACCAGATAAAGAAGAAATACATGAAATAATTAACATAAATAAAATATGAATGCTTAGCAATATTCCTTAATACACAATTTCTAAACAAACACACAAAGATAGAAAACTTCCTACTATCAAAAACGTCTTTTTTAAAGACAGATGTTAGAGAAATAATGTTGTTGAAGTTATTGAATAAAAATAAAAAAACGAAGTTGAATAAAATTGAAAACAAAGAGGGTTTAAGTCATAAAATTTTAAGAATAAAAGAAAATAAAGAAAATAATAAAAATAAAAATTTGGATTTAGAAAATAAACTAAAAGAATTATTGGGTAATGATTATGGACGGATTATAAATCAATTTGATGATGAATCGGTTCTTGCAGAATACAGAAATCTAAGATTATCTATGGAAAATAATAGAACATATATTGAAGCATCAGAGTTATTTAAAAAAGAAATGGAATTAATAAAAGAAAAATCTGGAATTTTTGAAAAAATTATTTTTATTTTTTATAAAGCAATATCTTACTATGGAGAATCAATATTTATGCCATTTTTTTGGATAGTATATGTTATTTTTGTAATGCCATTAATAGCTTTAGATTTGAACTACATGTTAGGAAATTTTCCAAAAGGCTATACATATATTGACTGTTTATTTGATACATTAAGGGCATTTTTTCAATTAGGAATAAGAGATGATAACTCTCCAATGTATAATTATGAATGGCTTATAAGAATAATCTCATTAATTTTATTAGGTAATATTTTCATAGCAATCAAAAGAAGATTAGAAAGAAAGTGATACTTATGTTTGAGAAAAAGCCATTAATTGGGATGATTCATTTAAAACCATTGCCCGGCTCTTATCATTATAACAACAACTTTGATAGCATTGTAGATTTTGCTATAAAAGAGGCTAAAAAACTCGAAGAGGCAAATTTTGATGCTATAATGATAGAGAACTTTGGAGATGCACCATTTAAAAAAGAGGCAGATAAAATAACCATTGCATCAATGGCTGTAATAGCTAAAGCTATAAAGGAGGAGGTATCTCTCCCATTGGGAATAAATGTCTTAAGAAATGATGCTATTGGGGCTTATTCAATTGCTTATGTTGTTAAAGCAGATTTTATCAGAGTTAATGTTTTATCTGGTGTTGCATTTACAGACCAGGGGATTATTGAAGGAAAAGCTCATGAATTAGCTAAATTGAAAAAATTGCTTCCAAGTAAGATAAAAATCTTCGCAGATGTTCATGTGAAGCATGCATATCACTTTATAGACTTTGAAAGCTCACTGCTGGATACTGTTGAAAGGGGCTTAGCTGATGCTGTAGTTGTTAGTGGTAAGAGGACTGGAGCAGAGGTTGATATTGAAAAACTAAAATTAGCTAAAAAATTGGTTGATGTTCCAGTTATTGTTGGCTCTGGAACAAATTATAATAACTTAAAAATCCTCTGGGACTATGCCGATGGGTTTATAATAGGAACGTGGATAAAGAGAGATAGAAAAGCTCACAATGAAATTGACATTGAAAGAGCTAAAAAGATTGTAAGCTTAGCTAACAAATTAAAAATGTGCTGATTTTGATGGAAAGTTATATATAGAAGTTTTAATATCATTTGTTTATAGCAAGAAATGAACAAAAGTAGAACAATGGTGATATTATGGACATGGCTGAGAAGGTATATAAAGAGGGGATACTAAAGTTAAAAGAGAATATACCTCAAATAATCATTAACTTAGTAGTTGCGGGGTTGATTTGGGTATTTGGCATTTTGGTCTTTATTCCAATTGCAGATATGCTTGGGAATCCGTATTTGTTTGGATTAACTGCCTTAAAGCCAATAATTTCAGCAATAATTACTATAGCTTTAATTATTGTATTGCTAAGAGTTACAAAGGATTTTGGTGAATTAACTGATGGTGTAGCAGACATAATAGCGGTGAAATTAGCAGGAAGTAGGGTAAATGAAGAAAAACTAAAAAGATACAGAAGAGGATTAAGAGGGTTGGCATATTTAATTGTCGCTATAATAGCTTATTTATTCTTTTTGCCAGTAATTTCAGGAATAACTCCAGTATTGGCAGGAATAGTGCTTATAATATTGGTTTTATGGGCAGTTGTAGTTCTTATAAATATAGGAGATATATTTTCAGATGAGATTGAAGAGGGAATTAGAATTGCTACAGAAAAATTGGAAAAAGCATTAGAGAAATCAGCAAAAAATGAAGAAAATGCATAAGGGTTAATT encodes the following:
- a CDS encoding class I SAM-dependent methyltransferase, which codes for MNAFDKYAEEYDRWFDENEIIYKSEIEALKRHIPKGRGLEVGVGTGRFAKPFNIKIGVDISKEMAKIAEKRGIKVIIAKGEDLPFKDEEFDFVLINTVLEFAENPKKMLKEAERVLKKGGKIIIGIIDKDSFLGKIYEEKKQKSKFYKDANFLSAKEVIEMLKELGFKNIKATQTIFKEIDKVDKVEVKDGYGEGGFVSISAEKI
- a CDS encoding LysR family transcriptional regulator, with the translated sequence MKDAEINLTIEYKGKLITPNQIKLLMALHKTKSQNEASKLLNISPSSFNIQLKRLENKLGVKLYYSSPNGTILTDTGLEILETYNSYSKRLKNHFFTVSGFVSGEIAKILFENPIITSFDNALKLLKMGFVDILGVDDSYWIYRLGDERFLKSEIGSSDFNIFLIAYDNFVMVSKKEFDYKNLVGVRFSSHRIVYNILKKEGIKFKVKIKTKNPFRAIELVNEGYSLFLNESLLKYVDGDFNVEYPNFYKKTVHAINFISFGKDIEIDKKELKKIKKLGFKYECF
- the dapF gene encoding diaminopimelate epimerase encodes the protein MEFTKMHALGNDYIVINEFDGEKVKEEEKGNFAKKICRRGFSVGADGVIFIQKPTSDEYDVRFRIFNSDGSEAEMCGNGIRCFSKYVYERIMKKNPLKVETKGGLRVSEMEIEGDEVKKIKVYMGIPKFKLKDIPMVVDGYKEDDEFLNGELKLKNPYLPKVKLSVVNVGNPHAVIFVEDNGIDLDFVREHLDVIGKEIECHEAFPERINVHFVKVLNPNEIRIVTWERGAGYTTACGTGTTASVIIAHKLGKTSNRVLAHLDGGDLEIEIKDDGVYMIGDAVMVYDAKLINIGW
- a CDS encoding PRC-barrel domain-containing protein; protein product: MEKMPAKILFERSIIGNKGSVIGKVKDIVFDEKVGRLVSLEVEPAEHSPIMIEEGKNVLIPYKLVVAIKDVVVIDETNLNRANIRVTEH
- the cobY gene encoding adenosylcobinamide-phosphate guanylyltransferase, yielding MDALVMAGGKGTRMGNVEKPIVKLYNKCLIDYVLSSLLKSKVKNIFVAVSPNTPKTKEYIKSTYKDFKNIIAIDTSGNGYINDLNECIGYFSEPFLVVSSDLINLTSKIINSIVDYFYCIKAKNPDVEALAVMIPKEKYPNPSIDFNGLVPVGINVLSPKQGYQKEEIMIIDELIFNINTKDDLKLAEMLLKNKDIKIQ
- the asnB gene encoding asparagine synthase (glutamine-hydrolyzing), producing the protein MCSISGIIVKESQIPAKYAIDMMKILKHRGRDNSGLLLDDEVIYFNNFEDVEDLEEEEMIGNLNLAHNRLAIVGRYGVQPIPNEDEDIWLVCNGEIYNYIELREYLKENHEFRTDSDNEVIIHLYEDEQLEELDGDYAFAIYDKSKDIVLLGRDVFGVKPLFYVDTPNYFAFASERKALWHLLINIDGYERDLDVLNSKIKTLKPNSQLIYYLDDNKFDIIENFKKMELNYMKERSYEEAKEYLDRALKNAVLKRVRGLDRVGIICSGGVDSSLIAKLSSLYCEVILYAVGTENSEDLIYAERLAKDLNLKIRKKIISEEEYERYVFKVAKAIDEVDLMKIGVGIPIYVASEMANEDGLKVVLSGQGADELFGGYARHERIYREKGEEELKKELLKDVYNLYKVNLERDDHCTMANGVELRVPFLDEEVVEIALSIPIEYKMSELRKRILRDVASQYLPDYIAYRPKKAAQYGSGGEKMIYKVAKKYGFSKKKINEFLDMLKRKIVE
- a CDS encoding pentapeptide repeat-containing protein; the protein is MGEVKVIDKETGEVIGDFYEMFIDALRNGKKFKLEDKIVDGSIDILEIYERIKSDEKLKKLITKKTVDMGIISIPTEIIEINIDVSINNVEFNGNFLLFKPWTDTESLEITFKGKAYFMKSRFKRITDFTNSTFEKEANFMESTFEKDVNFKDSIFKERACFIGSIFMRRANFENSTFGGGVSFWYSKFKWDVIFENSEFKKIANFHGLTVEGKAKFNGAKFHGETYFTYSRFEKYVSFRGLKFKDINFNNSIFKERVYFTHSTFEGNADFSEIIYNLAIFYKSTFKSRADFRDILFNLLSFIDCTFEDLALFRKGKIKFERYEKNRIDLKKPDKEEIHEIININKI
- a CDS encoding BtpA/SgcQ family protein, producing MFEKKPLIGMIHLKPLPGSYHYNNNFDSIVDFAIKEAKKLEEANFDAIMIENFGDAPFKKEADKITIASMAVIAKAIKEEVSLPLGINVLRNDAIGAYSIAYVVKADFIRVNVLSGVAFTDQGIIEGKAHELAKLKKLLPSKIKIFADVHVKHAYHFIDFESSLLDTVERGLADAVVVSGKRTGAEVDIEKLKLAKKLVDVPVIVGSGTNYNNLKILWDYADGFIIGTWIKRDRKAHNEIDIERAKKIVSLANKLKMC